A genomic stretch from Helianthus annuus cultivar XRQ/B chromosome 1, HanXRQr2.0-SUNRISE, whole genome shotgun sequence includes:
- the LOC110867791 gene encoding methyl-CpG-binding domain-containing protein 7 isoform X3, with the protein MRITTKFTLPEDWYVKKVPRKSGNTIDKYYYDPETGRQFRSLKDVERYLTEGFIPTTSRPKRPKYKEKMQDFEVAQDNDYHLITVTPRSFLSSSPFILPDGWTVKEVPRKTGRIDKYYYEPGTGHMFRSKPAVQKHLAQLEEDSLPLSVVLEELRENHLPLSKAFKLATPIKNNGSYDSCKKSISKHEQDPSLSNAPPNKINWVIPSTAGETWTAFVGDEAVPDFMKQQWGRRFILTINNSKYNEQVFGRGVDEDYGPTH; encoded by the exons ATGCGGATCACCACAAAGTTTACTTTACCAGAAGACTGGTATGTGAAGAAGGTACCACGTAAATCTGGAAATACTATTGACAAG TACTACTATGATCCGGAAACTGGACGTCAATTTCGATCCCTTAAAGATGTTGAGAGATACCTTACAGAAGGATTTATACCAACTACATCAAGACCCAAGAGGCCAAAGTACAAAGAGAAG ATGCAAGATTTTGAGGTAGCTCAAGATAATGATTATCATCTCATAACCGTAACCCCCAGAAGCTTTCTATCTTCATCCCCCTTTATCCTCCCTGATGGATGGACTGTGAAAGAAGTGCCCCGAAAGACGGGTCGTATCGACAAG tatTATTATGAGCCTGGGACTGGACACATGTTCAGATCTAAACCAGCTGTTCAAAAGCATCTAGCACAACTTGAAGAAGACAGTTTACCTTTATCTGTAGTACTAGAAGAATTAAGAGAGAATCATTTACCACTTTCCAAGGCTTTTAAATTAGCCACTCCTATAAAG aatAACGGTTCATATGATTCGTGTAAAAAAAGCATTTCAAAACATGAACAAGACCCGTCATTAAGCAATGCGCCTCCAAACAAGATCAATTGGGTTATTCCTAGCACTGCTGGAGAAACTTGGACTGCTTTTGTTGGAGATGAAGCGGTTCCCGATTTTATGAAACAGCAATGGGGAAGAAGATTCATTTTGACCATCAATAACAGCAAATATAATGAACAGGTATTTGGTAGGGGGGTTGATGAAGATTATGGGCCAACGCACTAA
- the LOC110898208 gene encoding protein FAR-RED IMPAIRED RESPONSE 1-like, with amino-acid sequence MYVKYAKECGFSVRKWTTKTNSKGVLHIKYFWCTRAGVYKDKKVDTLDPNQKERVVRSNFSKRTDCGALLCVEFEDGFWKVYKFVEEHNHELVERPDKHFLPTERHLTQLQKHVIHNMSKLNLGPVKAFNVMKTCFGGFADVGASKVEFKNYKRYSMVFVPFTGIDNHHCNVTFGATLLASKTANTYIWLLRVFLKIVGSQPKFGVTDQDPAMKKAISAVFVDTRHRLCMWHVMHKLSLKTDILTPEEFESEWEAVIAEFNLEDNDWLSDSFALRESWIPAYYRMEHMSGLMRTTSRSESENHFFGQVCNSKATLVEFMMHYETAIETQRHTHPELIGVADCINQRYEDQPDGFVKFYVNDFQQLYKHSMHGVIEILFLAFFRHIFYVLRLMEIREFPKQYILNRWRKEASPNCSPEFSISREYMTELDPDVQSIMRDIIYSTEYTLNRLSGNKEELSLYKDHVQYYMKKVQDMQIVAPPASSRDRFAEITGQYKNDKNQIRVPVGYKSKGSGSRKRLKSKHEMAIDKRNQSRNPGPKKDSVRTAKPMDTTHQHANRP; translated from the exons ATGTATGTTAAGTATGCCAAGGAGTGTGGATTTTCAGTCAGGAAATGGACTACAAAGACAAACTCTAAAGGTGTTTTACATATTAAGTATTTCTGGTGTACGAGAGCTGGGGTATATAAGGACAAGAAGGTTGATACGTTGGACCCCAATCAAAAGGAGCGAGTAGTGCGATCTAACTTTTCAAAGAGGACTGATTGTGGTGCACTGTTATGTGTAGAATTTGAGGATGGATTTTGGAAGGTGTATAAGTTTGTTGAGGAGCACAATCATGAACTTGTTGAACGTCCAGATAAGCATTTTCTTCCAACTGAACGACACCTCACTCAGCTCCAGAAGCATGTTATACACAACATGTCTAAGCTGAATTTGGGTCCTGTCAAggcgtttaatgttatgaagactTGTTTTGGCGGTTTTGCAGACGTGGGCGCAAGCAAAGTTGAATTTAAGAACTATAAGAG ATACTCTATGGTGTTTGTACCGTTCACTGGTATAGACAATCATCACTGCAATGTTACATTTGGTGCAACATTGTTGGCGTCGAAAACTGCTAATACGTATATTTGGTTGTTAAGAGTTTTTCTTAAAATTGTTGGTTCTCAACCAAAATTTGGTGTCACTGACCAAGATCCAGCGATGAAGAAGGCTATTTCTGCTGTATTTGTTGACACGAGGCATCGGTTATGCATGTGGCATGTGATGCATAAACTTTCTCTGAAG ACGGATATTCTCACACCTGAAGAGTTTGAATCAGAATGGGAAGCGGTTATTGCAGAATTCAATTTAGAAGATAATGACTGGCTATCTGATAGTTTTGCACTTAGGGAATCTTGGATCCCTGCATACTATAGAATGGAGCATATGTCTGGTCTTATGCGAACGACATCCAGGTCGGAGAGTGAGAATCATTTTTTTGGTCAAGTGTGCAATTCGAAAGCTACTCTTGTTGAGTTCATGATGCATTATGAGACTGCAATAGAAACACAACGTCACACACATC CTGAGCTTATTGGAGTTGCGGATTGCATAAATCAACGTTACGAAGATCAGcctgatgggtttgttaagttttatgtAAATGACTTCCAACAGCTTT ACAAACATTCTATGCATGGCGTTATAGAGatattgtttttggcgtttttcag ACATATATTCTATGTTTTGAGACTTATGGAGATTAGGGAATTCCCAAAACAATACATTCTGAATAGATGGCGCAAAGAGGCCTCCCCAAACTGCTCTCCTGAATTCTCAATTAGTCGTGAATATATGACCGAGCTTGATCCTGATGTGCAAAGTATAATGCGAGATATTATTTATTCAACCGAATACACTTTGAACCGTTTATCTGGTAATAAAGAGGAgctatccttatacaaggatcatgTTCAATATTATATGAAGAAGGTTCAAGATATGCAGATTGTTGCTCCTCCCGCTAGTTCTAGGGATAGATTTGCCGAGATAACTGGTCAATATAAAAATGACAAGAATCAGATAAGAGTCCCTGTAGGTTATAAATCCAAAGGTTCTGGTTCTCGGAAGCGCCTGAAATCTAAACATGAGATGGCAATCGACAAAAGAAATCAAAGTCGAAACCCGGGGCCAAAGAAAGACAGTGTCAGAACTGCAAAGCCTATGGACACTACGCATCAACATGCAAACAGGCCGTAA
- the LOC110898127 gene encoding protein ALP1-like codes for MHLHKSEGETDVWLSRSNNNSMKLQVIVDPAMRFVDVVSGFPGRMTKNGVLHQSEMFLLAQKGEKLNGNRVQGFRLLPWPITPYHDAELNEDQTEFNQKHLATRSVASRALKKLKEVWAVIEGGMWRPDRHKLPRIILACCILHNIQIEYEGDGKSDESMTLFDHDPGYPPEKKYIT; via the exons ATGCACCTACACAAGTCTGAAGGTGAAACCGATGTGTGGCTCAGCAGGAGTAACAACAACAGTATGAAACTACAGGTGATCGTTGACCCGGCAATGCGGTTCGTTGACGTAGTTTCTGGGTTCCCGGGACGTATGACTAAAAACGGTGTCCTTCACCAATCAGAAATGTTTCTTTTGGCACAGAAAGGAGAGAAGCTAAACGGGAATAGAGTCCAG GGTTTTCGGCTTCTTCCATGGCCGATAACTCCATACCATGATGCAGAACTGAATGAAGATCAAACTGAATTTAACCAGAAGCATTTAGCAACTCGGTCGGTTGCTAGTCGTGCTTTGAAGAAGTTGAAGGAGGTTTGGGCGGTGATTGAGGGCGGCATGTGGCGGCCTGATAGGCATAAGTTGCCAAGAATCATTCTCGCGTGTTGCATCCTTCACAACATCCAAATTGAGTACGAAGGAGACGGGAAATCCGATGAGTCAATGACTTTGTTTGACCATGACCCCGGGTATCCACCAGAAAAAAAGTACATTACCTGA